A single Osmerus mordax isolate fOsmMor3 chromosome 7, fOsmMor3.pri, whole genome shotgun sequence DNA region contains:
- the l1camb gene encoding neural cell adhesion molecule L1.1, with protein MMQPPVLTELPESYTAFTVEDISLACEATGIPTPRFRWVKDGEELLLEDQSSGTFTANGQEPLSGYQGNYRCYASNTLGTAMTHTVQLITEATPTLPKQRRGHKTATEGASIILHCNPPHSSTPPRIHWMDRKLNHIGQSERVTTGLDGNLYFANLLRDDSRDDYTCNAHYIGARTILPKEPISLLVTHSNEVLGSRKPHLLRPTSQHSSRMALRGHSLLLECIPQGLPTPIVQWRKKDGDLADTGGREENYGRWLRFDSLTQEDDGEYECVCSNTAGSEKHSYTVTVEAAPYWVKQPQSLQYSPGETVRLDCQAEGIPTPNITWSINGVPITAVDPEPRRRVSGGVLILRDVEYADTAIYQCEASNTHGSIITNTYIYVIELPPQVLSSDGVVYLVTEGGQISLHCDTFGSPRPHISWESEGMELLLSDPRVSLLTNGTLELTNASREDAGTYTCSLTHTNISITAHLEVLNRTVMLIGPQSERVIRGNECSLDCLFYKDPQLTDIQVVWRKDGRKIMETDKYTTFENGTLRVRSVQSEDGGLYSCEVITRLDKVEARGSITVVAPPDPPRALSLSELQNSTVTLSWTPGHTHNSPTTEFVVEVREEQYSDEGRWEEKARVSGDVGHLELRVLPYSTYRFRVTGVNELGRSVPSEPSDSYSTSPAVPGRNPDKVRSESTDPGTLLIMWDEMPPREYNGPGFQYKVSWRQAGGRVPHWSHAYTPRPPMLVNDSGVYTPWEIKVQAVNSLGEARVLASAHMGHSGEDLPQGFPAGLKVKVQNSTARVRWEVMSREQTCGLLTGYRIYLTWIKHGRHRRALEHREGVGGGRGGGQERVLEDRRVLEVNASKTEEDIPGLKLYSLYELSITVVNSKGEGPHSPTQSFNTPEGAPGPPSSLRFESPSDTELSLHWRPPLQPNGVLTGYLLKYHPLESQESPQQMEVFDDPSVTHFLLKGLDPHRHYLFSVFARTAAGHGLPLQLEGATLLDGAPPSNISMVAGDTSVNLSWVPGDRQRNHAFHFLYLRKTAWGEWEESEQVNSTQGSYLLTGLQPGTQYRLLITHDNHTHWEDEIQTAGPELSEVLEGFATQGWFIGLISALVLLVLLLLVLCFIKRSRGGKYAVKDKEEGQVDSEARPMKDETFGEYRSLESDVDEKRSASPSLGADSKLPSDDSLAEYGDSVDIQFNEDGSFIGQYSGRGPVPHGNESSGPASPENPAPPPPLAPSLSAILNMPS; from the exons A tgatGCAGCCCCCAGTGCTGACAGAGCTACCAGAGTCCTACACAGCCTTCACTGTAGAGGACATCAGCCTGGCCTGTGAGGCCACTGGTATCCccacacccag GTTTCGCTGGGtgaaggatggggaggagttGCTATTGGAGGACCAGAGTTCCGGAACATTCACAGCTAACGGACAGGAACCACTGAGTGGTTACCAAGGCAACTACCGTTGCTATGCATCCAACACACTGGGCACAGCCatgacacacactgtacagctcATCACAGAAG ccacTCCAACTCTCCccaagcagaggagagggcatAAGACGGCAACAGAAGGAGCCAGCATCATCCTGCACTGCAAccctccacacagctccacccctccacgTATACACTGGATGGACCGCA agcTGAACCACATAGGGCAGAGTGAGCGTGTGACCACGGGGCTGGATGGAAACCTGTACTTCGCCAACCTGTTGAGGGACGACAGCAGAGATGACTACACCTGCAACGCCCACTATATAGGAGCCAGGACAATCCTGCCCAAggaacccatctctctcttggtcACCCACA GTAATGAGGTACTGGGCAGCAGAAAGCCCCACCTACTGCGTCCGACTAGCCAGCACAGCTCCCGGATGGCCCTCAGGGGCCACAGTCTGCTTCTAGAGTGCATCCCTCAAGGCCT gCCCACCCCTATAGTGCAGTGGAGGAAGAAGGACGGAGATCTGGCAGATACGGGTGGCCGGGAGGAGAACTATGGCCGCTGGCTTCGGTTTGACAGCTTAACACAGGAGGACGACGGGGAGTATGAGTGTGTCTGCAGCAACACTGCTGGCTCAGAAAAACACTCCTACACCGTCACTGTGGagg cggccCCCTACTGGGTGAAGCAGCCCCAGAGCCTGCAGTATTCCCCAGGAGAGACGGTGCGTCTAGATTGCCAGGCCGAGGGCATCCCCACCCCCAACATCACCTGGAGCATCAACGGAGTCCCcatcacag ctGTGGACCCGGAGCCCCGGAGGCGAGTGTCAGGGGGGGTTTTGATCCTGAGAGATGTGGAGTACGCTGACACAGCCATCTACCAGTGTGAAGCCTCCAACACACACGGCAGCATCATCACCAACACCTACATCTACGTCATAg agCTACCCCCCCAGGTCTTGTCATCAGACGGAGTGGTGTACTTGGTCACTGAAGGGGGACAGATCAGCCTGCACTGTGACACCTTCGGATCCCCCAGGCCCCACATCTCCTG ggagagtGAAGGAATGGAGCTGCTTTTGTCTGACCCTCGAGTTTCCCTGTTGACCAATGGAACCCTGGAGCTGACCAATGCCAGTAGAGAAGATGCAGGAACGTAcacctgctctctcacacacaccaacatcagCATCACTGCTCACCTGGAGGTCCTCA accGTACAGTCATGCTGATAGGTCCTCAGAGTGAACGGGTCATCAGAGGGAATGAGTGCTCATTGGACTGTCTGTTCTACAAGGATCCTCAGCTGACCGATATCCAGGTGGTCTGGAGGAAAGATGGACGCAAGATCATGGAGAcagacaa GTACACTACCTTTGAGAACGGAACCCTGAGAGTCAGAAGCGTCCAATCAGAGGATGGGGGGTTGTACTCCTGTGAGGTCATCACCAGGCTGGACAAAGTAGAAGCTAGAGGCTCTATCACTGTcgtgg ctcctccggATCCCCCCagagccctctctctgtctgagctgCAGAACAGCACTGTTACTCTCAGCTGGACACCTGGACACACTCACAACAGCCCtaccacag agtttgtggtggaggtgagggaggagcagtACTCCGacgaggggaggtgggaggagaaggCCCGGGTCTCTGGAGATGTCGGCCACCTGGAGCTGCGTGTCCTCCCCTACTCCACCTACCGCTTCCGGGTCACAGGGGTCAACGAGCTGGGCAGAAGTGTCCCCAGCGAGCCCTCCGACTCCTACAGCACTTCACCTGCTG ttccAGGCAGAAACCCAGATAAAGTGCGTAGTGAGTCCACCGACCCCGGGACTCTGCTCATCATGTGGGAT gagaTGCCCCCCCGTGAGTATAACGGTCCAGGGTTCCAGTACAAGGTGTCATGGCGACAGGCAGGGGGGCGTGTCCCCCACTGGAGCCATGCCTACACACCCCGCCCTCCCATGCTGGTGAACGACAGCGGCGTGTACACTCCCTGGGAGATCAAGGTCCAGGCCGTCAACTCTCTGGGGGAGGCCAGAGTGCTCGCCAGTGCTCACATGGGCCACTCTGGAGAAGACC tcccccagggCTTCCCCGCAGGGCTGAAGGTGAAGGTGCAGAACAGCACAGCCCGGGTGAGGTGGGAGGTCATGTCCAGGGAGCAGACCTGCGGCCTGTTGACAGGATACCGG ATCTACCTGACCTGGATCAAGCATGGCCGCCATCGCCGCGCTCTGGAACaccgggagggagtggggggaggcagggggggagggcaggagagggtgttggaggacaggagggtttTGGAGGTCAACGCGTCCAAGACAGAGGAAGACATCCCAGGGCTGAAGCTCTATTCGCTCTATGAGCTGTCAATTACAGTTGTTAACAGCAAAGGGGAGGGGCCTCACTCTCCAACACAGTCTTTCAACACACCAGAGGGAG ctccaggccccccctcctctctcaggttTGAGAGCCCCTCAGACACAGAGCTCAGTCTGCACTGGCGTCCTCCTCTCCAACCCAACGGGGTCCTGACTGGCTACCTGCTGAAGTACCACCCCT tggAGAGTCAGGAGAGCCCCCAGCAGATGGAGGTTTTTGACGACCCCTCAGTGACCCACTTCCTGTTGAAGGGGCTAGACCCCCACCGCCACTACCTGTTTTCTGTGTTTGCCCGCACGGCTGCCGGCCATGGACTCCCCCTGCAGTTGGAGGGCGCCACCTTGCTGGATGGAG cccctccatccAATATCAGCATGGTAGCGGGAGACACCAGTGTGAACCTGAGCTGGGTCCCTGGAGACCGACAACGCAACCACGCCTTCCACTTCCTCTACCTCCGCAagacag CCTGGGGTGAGTGGGAGGAATCAGAACAGGTGAACTCAACGCAGGGATCCTATTTGCTGACGGGCCTCCAGCCTGGGACCCAGTATCGCCTCCTCATCACCCATGACAACCACACCCATTGGGAGGATGAGATACAGACTGCTGGACcag AGCTGTCGGAGGTGTTGGAGGGCTTCGCCACGCAGGGCTGGTTCATCGGCCTGATCAGCGCCCTGGTGCTGCtggtcctgctgctgctggttctCTGCTTCATCAAGCGCAGCAGGGGAGGCAAATACGCAG TGAAAGataaggaggaggggcaggtggACTCTGAAGCACGACCAATGAAAGACGAGACGTTTGGGGAATACAG ATCCCTGGAGAG TGACGTGGATGAGAAGCGTTCGGCCAGTCCCTCGCTGGGCGCAGACAGCAAGCTTCCCAGCGACGACTCCCTGGCCGAGTACGGAGACAGCGTGGACATCCAGTTCAACGAGGATGGCTCTTTCATTGGCCAGTACAGCGGAAGAGGACCTGTTCCCCACGGCAATGAGAGTTCTGGCCCCGCCTCCCCTGAGAAtccggctcctccccctcctctggctccctccctctccgccatACTTAATATGCCCAGTTAg